The genome window GTCGCGCCGGCGCTGCTCGGCAACCCGTTCGTGCGCAAAGCCTTCGCCGACACGATCGGCGACCGCTACTTCGTCTCCATCTTCCTCGACGGCGGAAACGACGGCTTCAACACCGTGATCCCGGTGAACGACGGCGGCGCGACGTTGCGCGCCGCCTACGACGCCGCGCGCGCGACCGGCACCGACGGCATCAACATCGGCGCGGCCGCGCTCGGCGCGACGCTGATCGGCACCGACCCCGGGAGCGGCGCCCAGCTCGCGCTCCATCCCGCGCTCGCCGGGCTCAAGCAGCTCTACGACCTCGGCAAGGTCGCGGTCATCCAGGGCTGCGGCTACCCGCGCCCGAACCTGTCGCACGAGGAGTCGCGGCTCGCCTTCGCGGCCGGCACGCCGCCCGGGCTCAGCACGGGCACGGGGTGGCTCGGACGCTATCTGGCCGCCAACTACGGCGGCAGCGACATCCCGGGCCTCTGCCTGCGGTCCGAGGTCGCGGGAGAGTTCCGGCAGACCGCGACGAGCGTGCTCGCCGCGCGCCGCCTCCGCTGGCTGCGCTTCCCCTACGACGACGACTACGGCGACGACGTCACGCGGAAGCGCGCCGCCTTCAACGCGCTCTACCAGGGCGCCTCGGCGCAGGCGCTCCCGATCGCCGAGTACCTCGGCACGAGCGGGGTCGCGACCCTGCTCGCGACCGAGAGCTATGCCGGCCTGCACGACCTCTACCAGACGGATCGCGCCGCGTTCGACGAGGCGTACGACGCGCTCGACCAGGGCCTGGCGTACAACCTGCGCGAGGCCGCGAAGGTCGTCCACGGCATCGCGAGCGGCGTCCCGAACGTCCAGGCGCGCCTCATGCAGTGCGCGACCGGCGGCTACGACACCCACTCCGACCAGGGGAGCACGACCTCGGACGGCCATCACTGGCAGCTCCTCGCCGAGGTCGGCGACTCCCTGAAGCTCTTCTACGACGACTGCGCCGACATGGGCGTCGCCGACAAGATGGTCGTGCTGGTCTGGAGCGAGTTCGGCCGGCGGGTGCCGCAGAACGACGGCGGCACCGACCACGGCACGCAGTACCCGATGTTCGTGCTCGGCGGCGCCGTGCAGGGCGGCGTCTACGGCAACCACCCCAACATCAACGAGAGCGCGCTTTCCGATGACGGCAACACCGTATACTCGCAAGCGGCCGCCGACCCGTTCCGCTCGACCGACATGCGCGACGTGTACGGCACGATCCTGAAGCACTGGCTCGGCATGCCGCACGGGACGATCCTCTCGAACGTCCTCACGCTCGACGGCGGCGACCCCGCGGAGCGCTGGACCGAGGAGAACTTCGACATGGGATTCCTCGTGTGAAGCCCGTCGGCCGCCGTCGGAGCTCCGCCGGGGACGCCGCCACCGCCGCCGCTCTCGCTACCTGGCCCGGCGGCCGTCCCGGCGTCTTGCGGCTCCTCGAATGCCGCCTCCTGCACCGCGCCGACTGGCAGTACCTCGGCACGCGCGACGATCGGGCCATCGCGCCCTGGCCGCTCGACAGCTACCGTTGCGACCGCTGCACGCGGACGTGGGAGGTCGCGAGCTAGCCGAGCGCGCGCGTCAGTCGAGCAACGTCACGGAATCGCCGCGCCCCACGGTGCCGGGCGTCTCGACGCTCGCGTAGACCCCGAGCAGCCCACCCGTCTCCTGCACGAGCGCCCGCATGACGCCCGGATCCTTCGGCAGGTCGCCGAAGCCGTGGGTCGTCATGACGCAGCGCGGGCACGCCGCGAGGAGCTGGAGGACGGCGTCGCCGACGCTGAGGCGCCGCCCGGCCCAGGCCGCCTCGGGGAAGCCGTCGCCGGCCGCGGCCTCGTCGGTCGCGATCAGGAGGTTCGGACGGAAGCGGCGGACGTCGAAGCGCGACGCCGGCCGACGGCTCGCCATCGTCCCGAGCGAGCCCGTCGTCACGACCAGCAGGGGAAACGCGTCGAAGTACGTGCCGAGGGGCGACTCGTACTCGAAGAGCTCGGGCGGGAACACGGTCAGGTCGGGGAGGGGCTCGCCCTCGGCGCGGCCGAAGACCGCGCGCATCTCCTGCTCGAAATCGGCGTGCGTGGGCGCGCCGCGCCGGTAGTGGTCGAGCGCGTCGGCGGGCAGGAGCGGCCAGAGGCTCACGCGGTGGTCGAGCGCCCGCGAGAGCCGTTCGTTCACGTCGGCGTCGCCGGTGCGGCACGTGGTGCCGTCCGGGAACGTGATGACGGCGGGGCTCGATCCCTCGGCGGGCGGCGGCTCGGGATAGGCCGCCGCGAGCCGCATGAGCCCCGGGATCTTCTTGGCGCCCCGGATGCCGCCGTTCACCTCGTCGCGCACCGCCCAGGCGCGATCGCCGGGAATTCCGCGCGCCCCGAGCGCCGTCGTCGCCAGCTGCTCGCCGCCCATGCTCTTCACCGGGTAGCGCCGGATGTCCTCGATCCGCCCGACCGTCGTGCCGTTCGCCATGGAGCGGTGCCGTAGCAGGAACGCGCGGGTGAATCGACACGCGCTTCGACCGTTCCCCTCGGCGCCCCGAGCCGTGCGATCCCGTTGGCGGGGGCCGTGCGCCCGGCGGGGCCATGTGCTACCTCCCTCCCCCGATGGCCGCACCGACCCGGCTCCGGGCCGACGCCGAGCCCGTGGACGGGACCGGACCCCTCGCGCGCTTCTTCGCCGCCGTCATCGCGCGGCGCTGGCTGGTGATCGCCTTCTACGCGGTGCTCCTGCCGCCGGCCGCCTTCTACGCCGCCAGGGTCCAGCAGGACAATTCGGTCGACCGGCTGATCATCGCGACCGACCCCGACGTCGTCGCGACCCGCGCCTTCGAGCAGGTCTTCGGCGAGGGCGAGTTCGCGCTCCTCCTCGCCGAGGCGCCCGATCCGCTGGCGCCGGCCGTGGTCGCGCGCGTCGACGAGATCGAGCGATCGCTCGCCGGCATCGACCACGTCACGGTGAACTCCACCCTCTCGATCTACCGGCGCGCCAGGGCCGGCTTCGAGCCGACCCCCGAGGACCTGGCCGCGTTCCGCGCCTTCGTCTCCGGCACCGACCTCTTCAAGCAGCAGGGCCTCGTCGGCGATCGCTACCTCGCGATCGGCCTCATCTTCGACGTCGCCAACACCGAGGAGCGGCGGACGGCGCTCGACGCGATCGAGCGGGCGATCGGGAAATATCGCGCGAAGCCGGCCCCGCTCGAGAAGCTCACCGAGCTCGGCGCGCCCTGGGTCGATCAGTACCTCGACGAAACGCAACAAGAGGCCTGGAAGTACTTCGTGCTCTTCCTGGCGTTCGTCGTCGCGCTGAACCTCATCCTCTACCGCTCGGTGGCGACGCTCCTCGCGTTCCTGATCACGCTCGCGGTCTGCCTGGCGTTCTCGGTCGGCATCATCGGGATCCTCGACGGGACGCTCACGATCGTGTCGCCGATGGTGCCGATGACGATCCTCGTGACGGCGACGGCGACGCTCGTGTACCTGCACTCGCGCTTCGTCGACCGGCCGCCCGATCGCGAGGTCGTGGCGCACCAGGTCTTCTCGTACGTCAACAAGTTCGTGGCCTGCACCGCGTCGATCTTCGCGACCGCGGTCGGCTTCGCGGCGCTCGCGGTCTCCGACATCCGGCCGATCCGCGAGATGGGCATCTGGGTCGCGCTCGGCCTCACCGCCGTCTGGGTCGTCACGCTCACCCTCTTTCCGGCCCTGCAGGCGATCCTCCGGACGCCGACGGGCCAGGAGCGTCGCACCTTCGGCCCGTGGATCCAACGCGTCGCGGACTGGCTGCCGCGCGCGACCTACCGCTGGCGCTGGCCGCTCGTCACGAGCTCGCTCGTCCTCTCGGCGCTCGGAGCGATCGCCCTGCTCGGGCTCCCCGGCGTCGTCGCGCCGATGAAGATCCTGACGAACCCGGCCGCGTACATGAACCCCGAGGCGCCGCTCTACCTCGACATCCAGCGCCTGCAGCCGCAGATCCCCGGCTTGTCGGTCACGCAGGTGTGGCTGAAGGGCAGCCTCGGCAGCGTCTCGGAGCCCGCGGTGCTCAACGGCATCCACGAGTTCCAGAAGGCGCTCGAGCGGAACCCCGACGTCGGCGCCGTCGTCGGGCCGACGACGATCCTCCGCATGATCCGCTACATCGGCGGCCAGGGCGACACCTGGCCGGCGGACCCCGGCCAGGTCGAGGAGGCGGCGGGCCAGCTCGAAGGGCTCGTCGGCCAGGAGCCGCTCCTGCAGCGCTTCGTCCAGCCGCACGAGCTCGCGGAGGCCCAGATCACCGTCGTCAGCCGCAAGCCAGAATACGAGGACCTGAAGCGGCTCGCCGACGGCATCCGCGCGGCGTGGGCCGGGACCGTCGCGAACGTCCCGGCCTTGAAAGCGTTCGAGCTCCAGATCGTCGGGCTCGCCCCGCTGCACGCGAAGATGGCGCAGGGCCTCGTACCGACCCTCGTCGAGAGCTTCATCCTCACGGTCGTCATCATCTTCGCCGCGTTCTTCGTCGTGTTCCGCAGCGGCACGGCGCGGCTCATGGCGATGATCCCGTCGATCTTCGCGATCCTCGTGATGTTCCTCGTGATGCGGCTCACGGGCATGCAGCTCAACATCGCGACGATCCTGATCGCGTCGACCGTGCTCGGCACGTCCGAGAACGACCAGATCCACTTCTTCTACCACTTCCTCGAGGGCCGGAAGGACGGCGACGTCGAGCACGCCCTCACCCACACGCTGCTCGTCGCGGGCCGCGCCATCCTCTTCGCGACCATGATCAACGCCGGCGGCTTCGTCGCCTTCGGGTTCGCCGAGCTGCCGCCGATCGCGCAGTTCGGCATGCTCGCGGCGCTGGCATTCGTGCTGTCGATGATCGCCGACTTCACCGCGCTGCCGGCGGCGTTGTGGATCCTCTTCCGCGAGAAGCCGTCGGATCGCTGACGCCGCGGCCTTCGGTCCGCCGGAAACAGCCGGATCCGACTACGCCGGGAACTCGCCGAGCAGGGCGACGACGAAGCGGGCGTCGTCGAGCGCCGCCTGCGCCGGGTGGCACCCGCATGACGGGACCGTTAGAACCGCAGCGCTCATGTTCCCCTACCACGACGAGAACGAGACCCAGCGCACGCCGGTCGTCACGTTCGTCCTCATCGGCCTGAACGTCGTGGCGTGGATGCTCTTGCAGGGCGCGGGGGCGGAGCTGCCGCTCGCGAAGTCGGTCTGCGAGCTCGGGCTCATCCCAGCGGAGCTTCTGCAGACGCGGCCGGTGGGGTCGCGCTTCCCGATGGGCAACGGCATCGCCTGCCTCACCGACCCGGGGCGGCAGGTCGGCAACATCCTCTCGTCGATGTTCCTGCACGGCTCGTGGATGCACCTGCTCGGCAACATGTGGTTCCTCTGGCTCTTCGGGAACAACATCGAGGACTCGATGAACCGCGGGGCGTTCCTCGCGTTCTACTTGACGTGCGGGCTCACGGCGGCGCTCGCGCAGGCCGTCACGAACCCGACGTCGGTGGTGCCGATGGTGGGGGCGTCGGGCGCCATCAGCGGCGTCATGGGCGCCTACCTCGTGCTCTTCCCGCGGGTTCGCGTGTTCTGCATCGTCCCGCTCGGAATCATCCTCACCCGCATGGCGCTGCCCGCCTGGGTGATGCTGCTCTACTGGGCCTTCCTCCAGCTCGCGAGCGGCCTCATGACCGGCGCGCACGATGGCGGCGGCGTCGCGTTCTGGGCCCACATCGGCGGCTTCGTCGCCGGCGTCGTCCTGGTGAAGCCGCTCGTCCGTCAGGACCTCCTGATCGAGCACCGCCGCCACCGGTGGCTGCCGGAGCGCTCCTGACGCGGGCGATCGCTCAGTTCGGAGCGTCGCAGCCGAGGCTCTTCCCGCCCGCGGTGAGCTGGGCGAAGAGCTGATTGAGCAGATTCTGCTCGTCGCGCCGCATGCGCGTCCGCATCGGCAGGCACAGGCAGACGTGCGGGCGCGCCGACGCGTTGTCGCCGAGCGAGACGTAGGCCTCGGCGAGGCGGAGATGGTTCTCCGGCAGGTCCGGATGGTTCCGCGTCAGGGTCTCGAGCATCTCGAGGCCGGTCTCGGAGTCGCCGTGCTTGATGAGCGCGGCGGGCGCGAGCACGTAGAGCGTGCCGAGCATGCGGGTCGCCGCTTCCCCGCGGAACCCGGGATCGAGTTCGCGGCTCCGGCGCGCGTAGAACTCGACGTCGCGCACCAGGTTGGCGGCGAGGAGGCCCTTCTGTTGCACGAGCCGGCCGGTCACGGCGGCGCGCCCGAACGCCGCCCCCGCCGTTTCGCTGCACGACGCCTGGCGGACCTTGTCGTACGCGGCCTCGCGCGCCTCGGGCGTATCCGTACCCTTCTCGACGAGCGCCTCGAGCTCGTCGGAAACCGCGAGGCAGTCGACGGGCGCGCGGAGCGGCAGCGGCACCTTGATGCCCTTGAGCGGCCCGCAGGCGGCGAGCGACGCGAGCACGACGGCGGCCACGGCGCGGCGCATCAGTTGCCGTACGCCTTCTCGACGGCCGCGTACCTGCCGGCGTCGGCGCCCGCGAGCGCGATGATGCCGACCTCGGCGCACGCGGTCTTTCCTTCGCCGTCGCACACCCGGCTGAGGCCGTCCTTGAACTTCTTGCGCTCCGCGGCCGGCGTGGTGCCGAACGCGACCACCGTCATCGACGGGAACTTCGCGCTCTCCCATACCGACCGGATGCCTTCGGCGCCGTCGATGTGGGGGAGCTCGGCCATCTGCGCGTCGTCGACGAGCGCGCACTCGGCCTCGCCGGTCAGCACCTTCTTGATCGCCTGCAGGGGACGCTGGGTCTCGACGAGCTGGAAGTCGCCGAGCACGAACGCTCGTCCGGAGACGACGCGCTCGAGGAAGCGGGGGTCGTCGGCATGGTCGGTCGCCATCGTCTTGCCGAAGCAGCCCTTGGCGTCGGGCGCGTTCTTGCTGATGAGGAAGTACTGCTGGCCGCCGGCGCGCGACACGAGCACCGTCCCGAGCACCTCGAGCTGGTACTTCTTCTGCAACGCGAGAAAGGCGGCGAGCGAGAGGATGCCGAAATGCGGCTTCTCGTCGCGGATGTACGCCTCGGCGGCGGCGCGCGTCGTGTGGTACTGCCCGTGCGCGTCGTTGCCCCAGCCGTACTGCTTCGCGGCGAGCGCGATGAAGCGGTCGAGGTAGCTTTGCGCGAGCGACGCGCCGCCGACCCCGTGCTCCTTCAGCACGAGCACGTTCACGCGCGAGGGCGGCGACGCCGCGAGCGCACCCGTCGCGACCACGGCGGCCGCGAGGGCCGCCGCGATTCCCTGGACCGCGTCCGGCCTCATTCGACGGGCACCGCGGAGGGGGAGGATCCGGCGGGCCGCCGCCGACGCCGCCGGCGGCGCTTGGCGGGCGCGCTCGCCGCGCCGTCGCCGCCGTCGCTCGCCGCCGCCGCGGAGGTCGCGACCGGCACCGCAGAGGCGGCCGCGCCCGCGCGTCCGCGGCCGCGTCCCGCACCGCCGCGACGTGGGGCGCGGCCGCGCCGTCCACGCCCGCCGCGATCGTCCTCGACCACCGGGCGCGGCACGTGCTCGTGCACGCCGTGGTCGAAGTTCGGCAGGATCACCCGCGGCAACGTCATCCCGATCGCTTTCTCGATGGACTGCAGCTCGTCTTCCTCCTCGGGGGCGACGAAGGTCAGCACCTCGCCAACGGCCCCGGCGCGCGCCGTCCGGCCGCCGCGATGGATGTAGTCGTCGGAGGAGAACGGCACGTCGTAGTTGACGACGTGCGAGATGCCCTCGACGTCGATGCCGCGCGCCGCGACGTCGGTTGCGACCATCACGGGATACTCGCCGCGGCGGAACGCCTCGAGCGCCGCCACCCGATCCTCCTGCCGGCGGTCGGAGTGGATGCTCGTCGCCGGCGAGGCGCCGCGCGTGATGGCGCGCGCCAGCCGGTCGGCGTCGGCCTTGCGCTTCACGAACACCAGAACGGAGCGCCACTGCTGCTGCTTGATGAGCGTCGTGAGGAGCGGCGTCTTCCGATCCTGCGCGACCGGATAGACGCTCTGCACGATGCCGCTCGCGACCCGCTGCGCGCCGCCGATCAGGATCGGCACCGGGTCGCGCAGGATGTCGCCCGCGAGCTGGCGGATCTCGGGCGCCATCGTCGCCGAGAACATCAAGGTCTGACGGTCGACGGGAAGCGCGCGCAAGATCCTCTTGATGTCCGGAAGAAACCCCATGTCGAGCATGCGGTCGGCCTCGTCGAGGACGAGGACCTCGAGCGACTTCAGGTCGACGTAGTCGAACCGCATGTGGTCGAGGAGGCGCCCAGGCGTCGCGACGACGATCTCGGCCCCGGCGCGCAGCGCCCTCTCCTGCGGCCGCATGTCGACGCCGCCGACGACCGACACCGCCGTGATGCCGAGGTGGTAGCCGAGGGCGAGCGCCTGCTCGTCGATCTGGAGCGCGAGCTCGCGCGTCGGCGACAGGACGAGCCCGCGGCAGACGTTGCGGGGACCGGTGCTGAGGCGCTGGAGGATCGGCAGCAGGAACGCCGCCGTCTTGCCGGTGCCGGTCGACGCGCACCCGATGAGATCACGTCCCGCCAACGCGACGGGAATCGCCTCCGCCTGGATCGGCGTCGGCCGCGTGAACCCCATGTCGGCGACGGCCTCGGTGAGCGCGGGGATGAGAGCGAATTCGCTGAAGGACGTCGTCATGAGAACCCGACCGGTGCTTATCCGATGAAAGTCGTTCCTGAGCAAACGGTCAGGCGCGCGCGCTGTCCGATCCCGTCAAGCCTCGAATTCAACGGGGCTTCGGAGATTGCGCGCCAAAATACGATCCGGCACGTCACCAGCATGCGGAAATTGCTGGCGGGACAACCTGCCCCCTGTGCTAACGCGGTGCACGGCCGCCCCCCACAGCCCGCGGCCAGGAGGAAGCAAGATGCAAGATCGCGCCGGCATGCTCGTGCACCCCTTCATGTTCCCCCTCAACCGCGACCGCGACCCGGAAGATTGGAAGATCCACTGGTTCCGTGACGGGACGGCGATGGGCCACGTCCTCTGGGCGCTGAGCACCACGGGTCTCGCCCGGTCCTTCGACGTCGTGAACGCCGCCGACAGTCCCTGGCCCGCGAGCATCTCCGGCGAGAGCGCCCGGCTCGTCCTGTTCGTGACCGCGACCCGGCTGCCGCTCAGCGACGACGATCAGCGCAAGGCCATCGCGCGCAGCGGCTGCGTGATCGAGAACGCGATCCTGAACCGCCTCCTCAACTACTTCACCTACCTCGAGCGCGGCCGCGCCGTGCTGACGCGCGAGATGTCGGGCGTGCTGGAGCGCCGCAACCGCGCCGACATCGAGTTTCCGCAATACCATCGCCCCTGCAAGTACTTCCGCGACCTCTACGCCGAGACCCACGCTGAGCGCCGCCCCGTCGAGAACAAGAAGCCGTGGCGCACCTACGGCTACGTGGTGCGGGACCAGCTCTGGATCGACGGTCCGCACTTCCTCTCCTTCTTCGCCATGGACGGTGAGACGAACATCGGCTTCGCCCACCTCCTCCGCACGCGCCACGCGAGTCTGCTCGAGGGTCCGGGCCTCTCGATCGTCGAGCTGAGCGGCATGATCCCGCCCAAGGTCGGGTCGCTCGAGTTCATCGACGAGTGGAAATCGGATGTCATCCTCGACCGCGCTCCGACCCGCGTTCGGCCGCCGCGGACGCGCGAGCAGGCCTGTCGCGAGGCGCCGCTTTGCGGTCCCGATTTCATGGATGCGTACCTCGGGAAGTTCGGCCTCGGCGCCTCCGCCGCCGTGCCGCCGGCCGCCGACCCGGGAGCACGCGACGACCGGAGCGCCCGCACGACGCACCCCCTGCCGCGGCATCGCGTCGCCTAAAGGAGGTTCGCCGGGAATTTCCTTTCGCCGGGACCGCCCGGGCGGTCCGGAACGTGCGCATGTACCGCGCATGCCGCACCTCTGGACCGCCCCCGCTCCCGACACCGCAGCCGCCCGCGACGACCACGCGCCGCGCTGGTCCCGCCGGCTGATCGACGCGACGTGCACCGTCGGCGACGCGACGCTCGCGCGCGCGGACCTCACCGGCGGCGCGCGTTGGCTCGTGCTCGGGCCCGCGACGGTGCGCGTGAACGGCGCGCCGCTCGCGACCGGCATCGCGGTCCTCCGCGACCGTGACGAGCTCCTGATCGACGGCGCGCGCCTCTACTTCTCGACCGAGGCGCGCCCGGTCGTCACGCCGCTGCCGCCGAGCGAGCGTCCGCTCCGCTGCCCGCGCTGCACGGTCGTGATCGCGAGCGGCGCGGCCGCCGTGGCATGCCCCGCGTGCGGCATCTGGCACCACGAGAGCGCGGAGCGGCAGTGCTGGACGTACGCGGCCGTCTGCGCCTCGTGCGACCAGGCGACCGCCTTCGACGCGCCCTTCCGCTTCGACCCGATGGTGCTCGGATGACGGCCACCCGCG of Deltaproteobacteria bacterium contains these proteins:
- a CDS encoding MMPL family transporter, which gives rise to MAAPTRLRADAEPVDGTGPLARFFAAVIARRWLVIAFYAVLLPPAAFYAARVQQDNSVDRLIIATDPDVVATRAFEQVFGEGEFALLLAEAPDPLAPAVVARVDEIERSLAGIDHVTVNSTLSIYRRARAGFEPTPEDLAAFRAFVSGTDLFKQQGLVGDRYLAIGLIFDVANTEERRTALDAIERAIGKYRAKPAPLEKLTELGAPWVDQYLDETQQEAWKYFVLFLAFVVALNLILYRSVATLLAFLITLAVCLAFSVGIIGILDGTLTIVSPMVPMTILVTATATLVYLHSRFVDRPPDREVVAHQVFSYVNKFVACTASIFATAVGFAALAVSDIRPIREMGIWVALGLTAVWVVTLTLFPALQAILRTPTGQERRTFGPWIQRVADWLPRATYRWRWPLVTSSLVLSALGAIALLGLPGVVAPMKILTNPAAYMNPEAPLYLDIQRLQPQIPGLSVTQVWLKGSLGSVSEPAVLNGIHEFQKALERNPDVGAVVGPTTILRMIRYIGGQGDTWPADPGQVEEAAGQLEGLVGQEPLLQRFVQPHELAEAQITVVSRKPEYEDLKRLADGIRAAWAGTVANVPALKAFELQIVGLAPLHAKMAQGLVPTLVESFILTVVIIFAAFFVVFRSGTARLMAMIPSIFAILVMFLVMRLTGMQLNIATILIASTVLGTSENDQIHFFYHFLEGRKDGDVEHALTHTLLVAGRAILFATMINAGGFVAFGFAELPPIAQFGMLAALAFVLSMIADFTALPAALWILFREKPSDR
- a CDS encoding MOSC domain-containing protein — protein: MANGTTVGRIEDIRRYPVKSMGGEQLATTALGARGIPGDRAWAVRDEVNGGIRGAKKIPGLMRLAAAYPEPPPAEGSSPAVITFPDGTTCRTGDADVNERLSRALDHRVSLWPLLPADALDHYRRGAPTHADFEQEMRAVFGRAEGEPLPDLTVFPPELFEYESPLGTYFDAFPLLVVTTGSLGTMASRRPASRFDVRRFRPNLLIATDEAAAGDGFPEAAWAGRRLSVGDAVLQLLAACPRCVMTTHGFGDLPKDPGVMRALVQETGGLLGVYASVETPGTVGRGDSVTLLD
- a CDS encoding rhomboid family intramembrane serine protease, which translates into the protein MFPYHDENETQRTPVVTFVLIGLNVVAWMLLQGAGAELPLAKSVCELGLIPAELLQTRPVGSRFPMGNGIACLTDPGRQVGNILSSMFLHGSWMHLLGNMWFLWLFGNNIEDSMNRGAFLAFYLTCGLTAALAQAVTNPTSVVPMVGASGAISGVMGAYLVLFPRVRVFCIVPLGIILTRMALPAWVMLLYWAFLQLASGLMTGAHDGGGVAFWAHIGGFVAGVVLVKPLVRQDLLIEHRRHRWLPERS
- a CDS encoding DUF1501 domain-containing protein encodes the protein MAISRRSFLKGSGLAAASSLVAPALLGNPFVRKAFADTIGDRYFVSIFLDGGNDGFNTVIPVNDGGATLRAAYDAARATGTDGINIGAAALGATLIGTDPGSGAQLALHPALAGLKQLYDLGKVAVIQGCGYPRPNLSHEESRLAFAAGTPPGLSTGTGWLGRYLAANYGGSDIPGLCLRSEVAGEFRQTATSVLAARRLRWLRFPYDDDYGDDVTRKRAAFNALYQGASAQALPIAEYLGTSGVATLLATESYAGLHDLYQTDRAAFDEAYDALDQGLAYNLREAAKVVHGIASGVPNVQARLMQCATGGYDTHSDQGSTTSDGHHWQLLAEVGDSLKLFYDDCADMGVADKMVVLVWSEFGRRVPQNDGGTDHGTQYPMFVLGGAVQGGVYGNHPNINESALSDDGNTVYSQAAADPFRSTDMRDVYGTILKHWLGMPHGTILSNVLTLDGGDPAERWTEENFDMGFLV
- a CDS encoding DEAD/DEAH box helicase; its protein translation is MTTSFSEFALIPALTEAVADMGFTRPTPIQAEAIPVALAGRDLIGCASTGTGKTAAFLLPILQRLSTGPRNVCRGLVLSPTRELALQIDEQALALGYHLGITAVSVVGGVDMRPQERALRAGAEIVVATPGRLLDHMRFDYVDLKSLEVLVLDEADRMLDMGFLPDIKRILRALPVDRQTLMFSATMAPEIRQLAGDILRDPVPILIGGAQRVASGIVQSVYPVAQDRKTPLLTTLIKQQQWRSVLVFVKRKADADRLARAITRGASPATSIHSDRRQEDRVAALEAFRRGEYPVMVATDVAARGIDVEGISHVVNYDVPFSSDDYIHRGGRTARAGAVGEVLTFVAPEEEDELQSIEKAIGMTLPRVILPNFDHGVHEHVPRPVVEDDRGGRGRRGRAPRRGGAGRGRGRAGAAASAVPVATSAAAASDGGDGAASAPAKRRRRRRRRPAGSSPSAVPVE